One stretch of Mus pahari chromosome 5, PAHARI_EIJ_v1.1, whole genome shotgun sequence DNA includes these proteins:
- the Kif21b gene encoding kinesin-like protein KIF21B isoform X3, with translation MAGQGDCCVKVAVRIRPQLSKEKIEGCHICTSVTPGEPQVLLGKDKAFTYDFVFDLDTWQEQIYSTCVSKLIEGCFEGYNATVLAYGQTGAGKTYTMGTGFDTVTSEEEQGIIPRAIAHLFRGIDERKRRAQEQGVTGPEFKVSAQFLELYNEEILDLFDSTRDPDARHRRSNIKIHEDASGGIYTTGVTSRLINSQEELIQCLKQGALSRTTASTQMNVQSSRSHAIFTIHLCQMRVCAQPDLVNETVTGLPDGAAPTGTEYETLTAKFHFVDLAGSERLKRTGATGERAKEGISINCGLLALGNVISALGDQSKKVVHVPYRDSKLTRLLQDSLGGNSQTIMIACVSPSDRDFMETLNTLKYANRARNIKNKVVVNQDKTSQQISALRAEIARLQMELMEYKAGKRVIGEDGTEGYSDLFRENAMLQKENGALRLRVKAMQEAIDAINNRVTQLMSQEANLLLAKAGDGNEAIGALIQNYIREIEELRTKLLESEAMNESLRRSLSRASARNPYSLGASPAGPAFGGSPATSIEDASEVIRRAKQDLERLKKKEVRQRRKSPEKEAFKKRAKLQAENSEETDENEAEEEEEERDESGCEEEEGREDEDEDSGSEESLVDSDSDPEEKEVNFQADLADLTCEIEIKQKLIDELENSQRRLQTLKHQYEEKLILLQNKIRDTQLERDRVLQNLSTMECYTEEKANKIKADYEKRLREMNRDLQKLQAAQKEHARLLKNQSRYERELKKLQAEVAEMKKAKVALMKQMREEQQRRRLVETKRNREIAQLKKEQRRQEFQIRALESQKRQQEIVLRRKTQEVSALRRLAKPMSERVAGRVGLKPPNMDSGAEVSASTTSSEAESGARSVSSIVRQWNRKINHFLGDHPTATVNGSRPARKKFQKKGASQSFSKAARLKWQSLERRIIDIVMQRMTIVNLEADMERLIKKREELFLLQEALRRKRERLQAESPEEEKGLQELAEEIDVLAANIDYINDSITDCQATIVQLEETKEELDSTDTSVVISSCSLAEARLLLDNFLKASIDKGLQVAQKEAQIRLLEGRLRQTDMTGSSQNHLLLDALREKAEAHPELQALIYNVQHENGYASTDEEVSEFSEGSFSQSFTMKGSTSHDDFKFKGEPKLSAQMKAVSAECLGPPLDSSTKNITKSLASLVEIKEDGVGFSIRDPYYRDKVSRTVSLPTRGSTFPRQSRGATDTSPLTRRKSYDRGQPIRSTDMGFTPPSSPPTRPRNDRNVFSRLTSNQSQGSALDKGIITPIGGAKGARTAPLQCVSMAEGHTKPILCLDATDELLFTGSKDRSCKMWNLVTGQEIAALKGHPNNVVSIKYCSHSGLVFSVSSSYIKVWDIRDSAKCIRTLTSSGQVISGDACIATSTRAITSAQGEHQINQMALSPSGSMLYVASGNAVRIWELNRFQPIGKLTGHIGPVMCLTVTQTSNQHDLVVTGSKDHYVKMFQLGDCVTGTIGPTHNFEPPHYDGIECLAIQGDILFSGSRDNGIKKWDLDQQELIQQIPNAHKDWVCALAFVPGRPMLLSACRAGFIKVWNVDNFTPIGEIKGHDSPINAICTNSKHIFTASSDLTVKFWSIRRLPVAHP, from the exons CTCTACAACGAAGAGATCCTTGACCTGTTTGACAGCACCCGTGACCCCGATGCCCGCCACCGCAGGTCCAACATCAAGATCCACGAGGATGCCAGCGGTGGCATCTATACCACAGGTGTCACTTCTCGCCTGATCAACTCCCAGGAGGAG ctgatccagTGCCTGAAGCAGGGCGCCCTGTCACGCACCACAGCCAGCACCCAGATGAATGTACAGAGCTCCCGATCCCATGCCATCTTCACCATCCACCTGTGCCAGATGCGCGTGTGTGCCCAGCCTGACCTG GTGAATGAGACGGTGACTGGGCTTCCGGATGGAGCCGCCCCTACAGGCACTGAGTATGAGACACTCACCGCTAAGTTTCACTTCGTGGACTTGGCTGGCTCAGAGCGGCTGAAGCGGACAGGGGCCACCGGTGAACGGGCCAAAGAGGGCATCTCCATCAACTGTGGTCTG CTGGCCTTGGGCAATGTGATCAGCGCCTTGGGGGACCAGAGCAAGAAGGTCGTGCACGTGCCTTACAGGGACTCCAAGCTCACTCGGCTGCTCCAGGACTCTCTTGGAGGCAACAG CCAGACCATCATGATCGCCTGTGTGAGCCCCTCGGATCGGGACTTCATGGAGACACTTAACACTCTCAAATATGCCAATCGGGCTCGCAACATCAAAAACAAAGTGGTGGTGAACCAGGATAAGACCAGCCAGCAGATCAGCGCCCTGCGAGCTGAGATCGCACGCCTGCAGATGGAGCTGATGGAATACAAAGCT GGCAAGCGAGTGATTGGGGAGGATGGCACGGAGGGCTACAGCGACCTGTTCCGGGAGAACGCCATGCTACAGAAGGAGAATGGGGCGCTGCGGCTCCGAGTGAAGGCCATGCAGGAAGCCATTGATGCCATCAACAACCGGGTCACACAACTCATGAGCCAGGAGGCCAACCTGCTTCTGGCCAAGGCCG GTGATGGCAATGAGGCCATTGGTGCTCTGATCCAGAACTACATCCGGGAGATTGAGGAGCTACG AACAAAGCTCCTGGAGAGTGAGGCTATGAATGAGTCCCTCCGCAGAAGCCTCTCCCGGGCTTCCGCTCGGAATCCCTACTCCCTGGGAGCATCTCCAGCAGGTCCAGCCTTTGGCGGCAGCCCCGCCACCTCCATAGAAGATGCTTCTGAAGTGATCCGCAGGGCTAAGCAAGACCTGGAGCGGCTGAAAAAGAAGGAGGTCAGGCAGCGGAGGAAGAG CCCAGAGAAAGAAGCCTTCAAAAAGAGGGCAAAACTCCAGGCGGAAAACAGTGAGGAGACGGATGAGAACGAGGCTGAGGAG GAGGAAGAAGAGCGAGATGAAAGTggctgtgaggaggaggaagggcgtgaggatgaggatgaagacTCGGGCAGTGAAGAGAGCCTGGTAGACTCAGACTCCGACCCGGAAGAAAAGG AAGTAAACTTCCAGGCCGACCTGGCGGACCTGACATGTGAGATCGAGATCAAGCAGAAGCTCATCGATGAGCTGGAGAACAGCCAGCGGCGGCTGCAGACGCTCAAGCACCAGTACGAGGAGAAGCTCATTCTGCTGCAGAACAAGATCCGGGATACGCAGCTGGAGCGTGACCGCGTGCTCCAGAACCTCA GCACTATGGAGTGCTACACGGAGGAGAAAGCCAACAAGATAAAGGCGGATTATGAGAAGAGACTGCGGGAGATGAACCGGGACCTGCAGAAGCTACAGGCTGCTCAGAAAGAGCACGCCAGGCTACTCAAAAACCAGTCTCGCTATGAAAGGGAGCTGAAGAAGCTGCAAGCGGAGGTAGCTGAGATGAAGAAGGCCAAG GTAGCCCTCATGAAGCAAATGCGTGAGGAGCAGCAGCGGCGGCGACTGGTGGAGACCAAGAGGAACCGGGAGATTGCTCAGCTCAAGAAGGAGCAACGGAGGCAGGAG tttcagaTACGGGCCCTGGAATCTCAGAAGCGCCAGCAGGAAATAGTTCTGAGGAGAAAAACCCAGGAG GTTTCTGCACTGAGGCGCCTGGCAAAGCCCATGTCTGAGCGAGTGGCCGGGCGTGTAGGATTGAAGCCCCCCAATATGGATTCGGGGGCTGAGGTGTCTGCCAGCACCACCTCGTCTGAGGCTGAGTCGGGAGCCCGCTCCGTCTCCAGCATAGTGCGTCAGTGGAACCGAAAAATCAACCACTTCCTGGGAGACCACCCTACCGCCACTGTCAATGGCAGCCGCCCAGCCAG gaaaAAGTTCCAAAAGAAGGGAGCCAGCCAAAGCTTCAGTAAGGCTGCGAGACTCAAATGGCAGTCCCTGGAACGGAGGATCATTGACATTGTCATGCAGAGAATGACCATCGTCAACCTGGAGGCTGATATGGAGCGTCTCATAAAG AAAAGGGAGGagctcttcctcctccaggaGGCACTGCGGAGGAAGCGGGAGCGCCTGCAGGCTGAGAgcccagaggaggagaaggggctACAGGAGCTGGCTGAGGAGATCGACGTGTTGGCAGCCAATATTGACTACATCAACGACAGCATCACTGACTGCCAAGCCACCATCGTGCAGCTGGAGGAGACCAAG GAGGAGCTGGACTCAACAGACACATCAGTGGTCATTAGCTCCTGCTCTCTGGCTGAAGCCCGCCTACTGCTAGACAACTTCCTCAAGGCGTCCATTGACAAG GGACTTCAAGTAGCACAGAAGGAAGCCCAGATCCGGCTGCTAGAAGGAcgactaagacagacagacatgacagGCTCTTCCCAGAACCACCTGCTCCTAGACGCTTTGCGTGAGAAGGCCGAGGCGCACCCCGAGCTGCAGGCCCTCATCTACAATGTGCAACATG agaACGGCTATGCAAGCACCGATGAGGAAGTTTCGGAGTTCTCTGAGGGGAG CTTTTCCCAGTCATTCACCATGAAAGGCTCCACCAGCCACGATGACTTCAAGTTCAAG GGTGAACCCAAGCTGTCTGCGCAGATGAAGGCTGTGTCTGCGGAGTGCCTAGGACCCCCACTGGACAGCTCCACCAAGAACATCACCAAGTCCCTGGCCTCCCTTGTTGAGATCAAAGAGGATGGGGTGGGCTTCTCTATCCGTGACCCCTACTACCGGGACAAGGTCTCTCGCACCGTCAGCCTGCCCACCAGGGGCAGCACTTT CCCTCGGCAATCTCGAGGTGCCACGGACACATCCCCTCTGACCCGAAGGAAGTCTTATGACCGAGGGCAGCCCATCAG ATCCACAGACATGGGATTCACACCTCCCTCATCACCTCCCACGCGGCCCCGCAACGACCGCAACGTCTTCTCTCGTCTCACCAGCAATCAGAGCCAGGGCTCAGCACTGGACAA GGGCATCATCACCCCCATTGGCGGAGCCAAGGGAGCGCGGACGGCCCCGCTGCAGTGCGTCTCCATGGCCGAGGGTCACACCAAGCCCATCCTCTGCCTGGATGCCACCGATGAGCTGCTTTTCACAGGATCCAAAG ACCGTAGCTGCAAGATGTGGAACCTGGTGACGGGGCAGGAGATTGCAGCTCTCAAGGGCCACCCCAACAATGTGGTTTCTATCAAATACTGCAGCCACTCGGGGCTGGTGTTCTCTGTGTCCAGCTCCTACATCAAGGTGTGGGATATCCGGGACTCAGCCAAGTGCATTCGGACACTCAC GTCCTCAGGCCAGGTGATCTCAGGAGATGCCTGCATAGCCACCTCCACCCGCGCCATCACCAGTGCCCAGGGGGAACATCAGATCAACCAGATGGCCCTCAGCCCCTCAGGCTCCATGCTATACGTTGCCTCTGGCAATGCCGTCCGCATCTGGGAGCTCAACAG GTTCCAGCCCATTGGCAAACTGACTGGCCACATTGGCCCAGTGATGTGCCTGACAGTCACCCAGACTTCAAACCAGCATGACCTCGTGGTGACGGGCTCCAAGGACCACTATGTGAAG ATGTTTCAGCTCGGTGACTGTGTGACAGGCACCATTGGCCCAACCCACAACTTTGAGCCCCCTCACTATGATGGTATCGAATGCCTAGCCATCCAAGGAGACATACTGTTTAGTGGCTCCAGAGACAATGGCATCAAGAAGTGGGACCTGGACCAGCAGGAGCTCATCCAG CAAATCCCCAACGCTCACAAGGACTGGGTGTGCGCCCTGGCCTTTGTACCCGGCCGGCCCATGCTGCTGAGCGCCTGCCGGGCCGGCTTCATCAAGGTCTGGAATGTGGACAACTTCACACCCATTGGTGAGATCAAGGGCCACGACAGCCCCATCAATGCCATCTGCACCAACAGCAAGCACATCTTCACGGCCTCCAG tGACCTGACAGTGAAGTTCTGGAGCATACGGCGACTACCAGTGGCCCACCCTTGA